In Zunongwangia profunda SM-A87, the following proteins share a genomic window:
- a CDS encoding glycoside hydrolase family 30 protein, producing the protein MRKLRLLLFCFQITISSWAQKSPESIESWVTTNDRNSLLEKQNNRIFFKKENSSRHPSIIIDPQRSMQTIDGFGFALTGGSAEHLMKMSALKRTELLNELFGSGEEDIGISYIRLSIGSSDLNSFTFSYNDLKDGETDYDLKKFSLAQDLKDVIPVMKEILEIYPEIKIMASPWSAPIWMKTNNNIRGGKLKKDCYEVYAQYFTKYIQEMRKLGIFIDAVTVQNEPMNSRNTPSMSWFWFEQANFIKNYLGPNLEKNNLKTKILIFDHNTDRPDYPLSILQDTLASKYIDGSGFHNYRGDMEAMSWVHTARPDKNIYFTEQMLTEKPESSTINIVDPVNRLIIGALSNWSRNVILWNLAADPNNDPHTGNGGCTMCQGAITIDGNSVSRNVAYYTIGHISKFVKPGSTRIFSTQGDEPSIFLYQDEQRPNVYRTGIRNNSQVLPNIAFRTTENKIVLIVGNDTLETQTVKIQYNGNYASVKLKGGSVGTYIWHY; encoded by the coding sequence ATGAGGAAATTAAGACTTTTACTTTTTTGTTTTCAAATAACGATATCTTCATGGGCGCAGAAATCACCTGAAAGTATAGAATCTTGGGTAACAACAAACGACCGCAATAGTCTCCTAGAAAAGCAAAATAATCGAATTTTTTTTAAAAAGGAAAATTCATCAAGACATCCTTCAATAATCATAGATCCCCAACGGTCTATGCAAACTATCGATGGCTTTGGTTTTGCATTAACAGGTGGTAGTGCAGAGCATTTAATGAAAATGTCAGCTTTGAAACGAACTGAACTTTTAAATGAATTATTTGGTAGTGGAGAGGAGGATATAGGAATAAGCTATATTAGACTAAGTATTGGGTCTTCAGATTTAAATAGTTTCACTTTTTCATATAATGATCTGAAAGACGGAGAAACCGATTACGATTTAAAAAAGTTTTCTCTAGCTCAGGACTTAAAAGATGTAATACCGGTAATGAAAGAAATCCTTGAGATTTATCCGGAAATTAAAATTATGGCCTCTCCTTGGTCGGCTCCAATTTGGATGAAAACAAACAATAATATAAGAGGAGGTAAGTTAAAAAAAGATTGCTACGAAGTATACGCTCAGTACTTTACAAAGTATATTCAGGAAATGAGAAAATTGGGGATTTTCATAGATGCAGTTACGGTGCAAAATGAGCCCATGAATTCAAGAAATACTCCAAGTATGTCATGGTTCTGGTTTGAACAGGCAAATTTTATTAAAAACTATCTGGGGCCTAATCTTGAAAAAAATAACCTTAAAACCAAAATTTTAATTTTCGATCATAATACTGATAGACCTGACTACCCTTTAAGTATTCTTCAAGATACTTTAGCTAGCAAGTATATTGATGGAAGTGGCTTTCACAATTACAGAGGTGATATGGAGGCAATGTCTTGGGTGCATACAGCAAGGCCGGATAAAAATATATACTTCACGGAACAAATGCTAACTGAAAAGCCTGAGAGCTCTACGATAAATATAGTAGATCCTGTTAATCGTCTGATTATTGGGGCATTATCTAATTGGAGTAGAAACGTAATTTTATGGAATCTTGCTGCCGATCCTAATAATGATCCACATACAGGTAACGGAGGGTGTACTATGTGTCAGGGGGCAATCACAATTGATGGTAATAGCGTTTCGCGTAATGTAGCATATTACACTATTGGTCATATTTCAAAGTTTGTGAAGCCAGGTTCAACACGAATATTTTCCACTCAGGGAGATGAACCAAGCATTTTTCTTTACCAGGATGAGCAGCGACCAAATGTTTATAGAACAGGTATAAGAAATAATAGTCAGGTACTTCCAAATATTGCTTTTAGAACAACTGAAAACAAAATTGTTCTAATTGTTGGAAATGATACTCTTGAAACACAAACTGTCAAGATTCAATATAATGGAAATTATGCTTCAGTTAAATTGAAAGGGGGATCAGTAGGGACTTATATATGGCATTATTAA
- a CDS encoding esterase, with amino-acid sequence MKMRYFLIGLQFLLSGINFLNAQEKAFSTEGWWEPEGEKFSPVVHEDRSITFRLNAPQADNVTLLFGEWDIVEKKMKKDDLGNWSINLKNVESGIYQYNFLINNSFKKLDPVNPNIKVGTNIYGSIVEVPDTPARFDQLQEVPHGEVHIITYRSIVLDKTRKMYVYVPKIYQELKDVKFPVLYLRHGGGDNEGSWINDGRANIILDNLISQGKSKPMLIVMSNGLIDGSWSSGSTIEGMNTLEEELINDIIPLIENRYHVSKNKKDRAIAGLSMGGGQSVVIGLRNPNLFSFVGDFSAGLLSDPDIDLSTYIPDLFKMADSINQNIDLLWISCGSKDPRFLGHKKFHSILNKHGIKNEFHQGSYGHEWQFWRSQLKDFSKQIFIK; translated from the coding sequence ATGAAAATGAGGTACTTTTTAATTGGTTTACAATTTTTATTATCTGGAATTAATTTTCTGAATGCACAGGAGAAAGCTTTTAGTACAGAAGGATGGTGGGAACCTGAAGGTGAAAAATTTTCTCCTGTAGTGCACGAAGACAGGAGTATAACATTTCGATTGAATGCTCCGCAAGCAGATAACGTTACCTTACTTTTTGGGGAGTGGGATATAGTCGAAAAAAAAATGAAGAAGGATGATTTAGGTAATTGGAGTATTAATCTTAAGAATGTTGAATCAGGAATTTATCAATATAACTTTCTTATTAACAACTCGTTCAAAAAACTTGATCCTGTTAATCCAAATATAAAAGTCGGCACAAATATTTACGGAAGCATCGTTGAGGTTCCAGATACTCCTGCAAGATTTGATCAGTTACAAGAGGTTCCTCATGGGGAGGTACATATCATAACCTACAGATCTATTGTATTAGACAAGACCAGAAAAATGTATGTTTATGTTCCTAAAATTTATCAAGAGTTAAAAGATGTAAAGTTTCCAGTTTTGTATTTGCGTCATGGGGGAGGAGATAACGAAGGAAGTTGGATTAACGATGGTCGTGCAAATATTATCTTAGATAATTTAATTTCTCAGGGTAAGTCAAAACCAATGCTCATCGTTATGTCAAATGGTTTGATTGATGGAAGTTGGTCTAGTGGAAGTACAATCGAGGGAATGAATACTTTAGAAGAAGAATTGATTAATGATATAATACCTTTAATTGAGAACAGGTATCATGTAAGTAAAAACAAAAAAGACAGAGCTATTGCTGGTCTCTCTATGGGTGGTGGTCAGTCTGTAGTGATTGGTTTAAGAAACCCAAACTTGTTTTCATTTGTAGGCGATTTCAGTGCAGGTCTTTTGAGCGACCCAGATATAGATTTGAGTACTTATATACCTGATTTATTTAAAATGGCTGATTCAATAAACCAAAACATAGATTTACTTTGGATTTCTTGTGGAAGCAAAGATCCAAGATTTCTAGGACATAAGAAATTTCATTCTATATTAAATAAGCACGGAATTAAAAATGAATTTCATCAGGGTTCATATGGACATGAGTGGCAGTTTTGGAGGAGTCAATTAAAGGATTTCTCTAAGCAGATTTTTATAAAATAA
- the pckA gene encoding phosphoenolpyruvate carboxykinase (ATP) codes for MNDNVLDDAQVAFQLDPEKLSQLIIENNEGVKTSSGSIAIQTGTFTGRSPKDRFIVKDEITKEPVDWGSINQPINPQNFARIKKDILDYLEGKKIYKRFAYACALDKYRLNIEFISEYAWSDLFIHNMFLRLKESELKNFTKEWTVINAPGFKAHPEIHGTHNSNFTVISFKEKTVLIGGTGYTGEIKKGIFSALNFLFPVYHDVLPMHCSANVGKDKDTALFFGLSGTGKTTLSADPERELIGDDEHGWDPNNTIFNFEGGCYAKVINLNEKSEPDIFNAIKAGALVENTVVKNSEIDFNDSSITQNTRVSYPIHYIENIQIPSVGSTPKNIFFLTADAFGVLPPVSKLTASQAAYHFISGYTSKIAGTEAGIVEPLPSFSACFGAPFMPLHPTKYAEMLNKKIKESGANVWLINTGWTGGAYGVGTRIKLKYTRAMVNAILDGSINPDYTYKDYHIHSVFGVAQPRTCPGVPDAVLSPRKTWDNDSAYYKAAFKLSNAFRENFEKFESYANEDIRRGGPQRFDF; via the coding sequence ATGAACGATAACGTTTTAGATGATGCTCAAGTAGCATTTCAGTTGGATCCAGAAAAACTAAGTCAACTTATTATTGAAAATAATGAGGGAGTCAAAACTTCCTCAGGCAGTATTGCTATACAAACAGGAACTTTTACGGGAAGGTCCCCGAAAGATCGCTTTATTGTAAAAGATGAGATTACTAAAGAACCTGTAGATTGGGGATCTATCAACCAACCCATAAATCCTCAAAATTTTGCCCGCATTAAAAAAGACATCCTCGATTATTTAGAAGGAAAAAAGATTTATAAACGCTTTGCTTATGCTTGTGCACTTGATAAATACCGACTAAATATAGAATTCATATCTGAATATGCATGGTCAGATTTATTCATACACAATATGTTTTTACGTTTGAAAGAATCTGAACTTAAAAACTTCACCAAAGAATGGACAGTTATCAATGCTCCGGGTTTTAAGGCGCATCCAGAAATACACGGTACCCACAACTCAAACTTTACGGTAATCAGCTTTAAAGAAAAAACGGTATTAATAGGTGGCACAGGCTACACGGGAGAAATAAAAAAAGGAATATTCTCTGCTTTAAATTTTTTATTCCCGGTTTATCATGATGTATTGCCTATGCATTGTTCTGCCAATGTTGGAAAAGATAAGGATACCGCACTATTCTTTGGGTTATCAGGCACAGGAAAGACCACGCTTTCTGCAGACCCTGAACGCGAACTTATAGGAGATGATGAACACGGATGGGATCCTAATAACACTATTTTTAATTTTGAAGGAGGCTGCTATGCAAAAGTGATCAACCTGAATGAAAAATCAGAACCCGACATTTTCAATGCAATTAAAGCGGGTGCGCTTGTTGAAAACACGGTCGTAAAAAACTCTGAAATAGATTTTAACGACTCCTCTATAACTCAAAATACACGGGTAAGCTATCCAATACACTATATTGAGAATATACAGATTCCCTCTGTAGGGAGCACGCCAAAAAATATTTTTTTCCTCACCGCTGATGCTTTTGGTGTATTACCCCCGGTTTCAAAATTGACCGCAAGCCAGGCTGCCTATCATTTTATTTCAGGGTATACTTCAAAAATAGCTGGTACTGAAGCAGGTATTGTAGAACCTTTGCCTTCATTTTCTGCGTGTTTTGGAGCGCCTTTTATGCCATTACACCCCACTAAATATGCAGAAATGTTAAACAAAAAAATCAAAGAAAGTGGAGCCAATGTATGGTTAATCAATACCGGATGGACCGGTGGTGCTTATGGGGTAGGTACACGTATAAAACTAAAATATACTAGAGCCATGGTAAATGCAATTCTTGACGGTAGCATAAATCCTGATTATACCTACAAAGATTATCATATTCATTCGGTATTTGGTGTCGCACAACCAAGAACATGCCCCGGAGTTCCGGATGCTGTATTAAGTCCTCGTAAAACCTGGGATAATGATTCCGCTTACTACAAGGCTGCATTTAAACTTTCTAATGCTTTTCGTGAAAACTTTGAAAAATTTGAATCTTACGCTAATGAAGACATTCGAAGAGGAGGCCCTCAGCGTTTTGATTTTTAA
- a CDS encoding SLC13 family permease, translating into MINDVQNISGNRNPDRKEPKKWKNFALLLGPIMFCVLQFVEPPKTLSPEAFEILSVAIWMAIWWVSEAVPIAVTALLPIVLFPLTGALTLESTTPSYGHKYVFLYIGGFILALAIERWQLHRRIALNILNIVGSKVKYIILGFMVSTAFLSMWISNTATAVMMLPIGVAIIKQFGAKTSKKREKKLGRALMLSIAYSASIGGFASLIGTPPNLVLAGVIEELYGVKISFMQWMQFALPVSILLLFLCWIYLTKFAFKISDEVFPGGHKEIKSMLKDLGKISYEEKAVLIVFILTALAWVFRSFIQIFIPIIDDTIIATIAAITLFMISAKSSNRRLLLWSEAVKLPWGIILLFGGGMALAKGFTDTGLADWIAAQFSYLKGMELFFLMLILVAAVNFLTEITSNLATTAMLLPVLAPIAFSMGIHPYMIMVAATLAASCAFMLPVATPPNAVVFGSGYLKISSMVKVGVVMNIVSILIVTLITYFLLPYLWDIDKFHFPQVFRQFMDTPNL; encoded by the coding sequence ATGATTAATGATGTACAGAATATTTCGGGCAATAGAAATCCTGACAGAAAAGAACCGAAAAAGTGGAAAAATTTTGCGCTATTGTTGGGGCCTATAATGTTTTGTGTACTACAATTTGTAGAACCTCCGAAAACGTTATCGCCAGAAGCCTTCGAAATTTTGTCTGTTGCAATTTGGATGGCAATTTGGTGGGTTTCTGAAGCCGTTCCTATTGCTGTTACAGCCCTTCTCCCTATCGTGCTGTTTCCATTGACCGGAGCATTAACTTTAGAATCCACAACCCCATCCTATGGTCACAAATATGTATTTCTTTATATAGGAGGTTTCATTTTAGCCTTGGCGATAGAACGGTGGCAGCTTCATAGGCGTATAGCATTAAACATCCTGAATATTGTTGGTTCAAAAGTGAAATATATCATACTGGGCTTTATGGTATCCACTGCATTTTTATCAATGTGGATTTCCAATACGGCAACAGCAGTAATGATGCTTCCCATAGGCGTCGCCATAATTAAACAGTTTGGAGCAAAGACAAGTAAAAAGCGTGAGAAGAAGTTAGGTCGTGCACTCATGTTATCTATCGCTTACAGTGCATCTATTGGTGGATTTGCTTCTTTAATAGGAACACCGCCAAATCTGGTTTTAGCAGGAGTAATAGAAGAGCTTTATGGTGTTAAGATCAGTTTTATGCAATGGATGCAATTTGCATTACCTGTCTCAATTTTACTGCTTTTTCTATGCTGGATCTATTTAACAAAGTTTGCCTTTAAGATTAGTGACGAAGTCTTTCCTGGAGGTCATAAAGAAATCAAAAGCATGCTTAAAGATCTGGGTAAGATTTCCTATGAAGAGAAAGCGGTATTAATTGTATTTATTTTGACTGCACTGGCCTGGGTCTTCCGGTCATTTATTCAAATTTTTATCCCCATTATTGATGATACGATCATAGCGACTATTGCTGCGATAACCTTATTTATGATATCGGCCAAATCATCAAATAGGAGGCTATTACTTTGGTCAGAAGCTGTTAAACTACCCTGGGGAATCATTCTACTTTTTGGTGGAGGTATGGCCTTGGCAAAAGGATTTACAGATACAGGTCTTGCGGATTGGATTGCTGCGCAATTTTCCTATTTAAAAGGAATGGAACTTTTCTTTCTTATGCTCATCCTGGTGGCAGCGGTTAATTTTCTTACCGAAATCACCTCTAATCTTGCGACTACTGCCATGTTACTTCCAGTATTAGCTCCTATTGCATTTTCTATGGGGATACATCCCTATATGATTATGGTAGCAGCCACTCTTGCGGCGTCATGCGCGTTTATGTTACCGGTAGCAACGCCACCTAATGCTGTGGTTTTTGGTTCTGGATATCTTAAAATATCTTCAATGGTAAAAGTTGGAGTAGTGATGAATATAGTTTCCATTCTAATCGTAACCCTAATAACCTATTTCCTTCTGCCTTATTTATGGGATATAGATAAGTTTCATTTCCCCCAGGTTTTTAGACAATTTATGGACACCCCGAATCTATAG
- a CDS encoding porin gives MIFKISKDFRQGYVIASIIYIFGIHNLVAQPKTLNKGEKILSSLSINGSGQLWLRYSDLNPGTQINNNEVQDFWDISVRRYRLGFKGEVSDKIDFALLLGNNNINIKSPNTSPILLELYMSYKLSDHIIITAGKNPWTGLSRYAAPSSSNSLGLDVNFASGPFLNFQDDLYRKFSIAAHGIAGKFDYRAVLSKPMNRVSSSSLSEDAKLTYNPNAVYTSAYVKYQFRELEPSTPFSGGTYHGTKNILNIGAGFTSQTKSSQSLTSQNDTLTHGARSFAIDAYYEQALTNNHSWTLYAAYINHDIGPNYVRNLAANNIADAGTGISFNGVGNAIPVNGTGDILVFQAGYLQKFQKDMFIEGVQPYFLTQYSDLEKLEDPIMLYEGGVSFLMNGHNSKFVLGYQNWPVVMKDSSIKNSRNSLVVLMYQFKFK, from the coding sequence ATGATTTTTAAAATTTCTAAAGATTTTAGGCAAGGATATGTCATAGCCAGTATAATTTACATTTTTGGCATCCATAATTTGGTTGCACAACCAAAAACTCTTAATAAAGGAGAGAAAATACTTTCAAGCCTTTCCATAAATGGTTCTGGGCAGCTTTGGTTGCGTTACAGTGATTTAAATCCGGGCACCCAAATTAATAACAACGAAGTACAGGATTTCTGGGATATATCGGTTAGAAGATACCGATTAGGATTCAAAGGAGAGGTTTCAGATAAAATAGATTTTGCTTTATTACTTGGAAACAATAATATAAATATAAAATCTCCTAATACGTCTCCAATATTATTGGAGCTTTATATGAGCTATAAGCTGAGTGATCATATTATAATCACCGCCGGGAAGAATCCCTGGACTGGCTTATCAAGGTATGCGGCACCTTCTTCATCTAATTCTTTGGGACTCGATGTAAATTTTGCTTCTGGACCGTTCCTCAATTTCCAAGATGACCTGTACCGTAAATTCTCAATAGCTGCACATGGTATTGCTGGAAAATTTGATTACCGTGCGGTATTATCAAAACCTATGAACAGGGTTAGTAGCTCATCATTATCAGAAGATGCTAAACTAACCTATAATCCAAATGCAGTGTATACCTCTGCTTATGTGAAGTACCAGTTTAGAGAGCTTGAACCTAGTACTCCATTTAGTGGCGGCACTTATCACGGGACAAAAAATATTCTCAACATAGGTGCGGGGTTTACAAGTCAAACCAAGTCGTCTCAAAGCCTTACCTCACAAAATGATACTCTAACCCATGGGGCTAGATCATTTGCAATAGATGCCTATTATGAGCAGGCGCTTACCAATAATCATTCCTGGACTCTTTATGCAGCATATATAAATCACGATATTGGTCCCAACTATGTACGTAACCTGGCGGCTAATAATATAGCAGATGCAGGTACAGGTATTTCTTTTAATGGTGTTGGGAATGCGATTCCTGTAAACGGTACCGGAGACATTTTGGTTTTTCAGGCTGGATATTTACAAAAGTTTCAAAAAGATATGTTTATAGAAGGAGTACAACCTTATTTTTTGACCCAATATTCAGATTTAGAGAAGCTTGAAGACCCGATTATGCTTTATGAAGGAGGGGTTAGTTTCTTAATGAATGGTCATAATTCAAAATTTGTTCTGGGGTATCAAAACTGGCCTGTAGTTATGAAAGACTCTTCAATAAAAAACTCAAGGAATTCCCTCGTGGTATTGATGTATCAATTTAAGTTCAAATAA
- a CDS encoding O-methyltransferase, with protein sequence MKDSKITGIPKTYSEIERKSNEIGFTMPSDIYVGTLLKTLVSSKPKGHFLELGTGIGLSLSWMVDGMDAESKITSIDNDPKLVAIAKSYFEQDKRVKIIGMDGTEWIKNYSGKAFDLIFADAWPGKYSEIEETLDLIKPGGIYIIDDMSVQPNWPDGHQEIVDQLIGYLENRKDFNLTKMNWSTGIIIATKKC encoded by the coding sequence ATGAAAGATTCAAAAATTACTGGCATTCCAAAAACCTATTCTGAAATTGAAAGAAAAAGTAATGAAATAGGGTTTACAATGCCATCCGACATTTATGTTGGAACGCTCTTAAAAACCCTGGTTTCGTCAAAACCGAAAGGTCATTTTCTGGAATTAGGTACTGGTATTGGGCTATCGCTTTCCTGGATGGTCGATGGAATGGATGCTGAATCCAAAATTACAAGTATTGATAATGATCCAAAACTAGTGGCCATCGCTAAAAGCTATTTTGAACAGGATAAAAGAGTGAAAATAATAGGCATGGATGGGACTGAGTGGATAAAAAACTATTCTGGAAAAGCATTCGACTTAATCTTTGCTGATGCCTGGCCTGGGAAATATAGTGAAATTGAGGAAACTCTTGATTTGATAAAGCCTGGTGGAATTTATATTATTGATGATATGTCGGTGCAACCAAACTGGCCAGATGGACATCAGGAGATTGTGGACCAATTAATTGGATATTTAGAAAACCGAAAAGATTTTAACCTCACTAAAATGAACTGGTCCACCGGAATTATAATCGCAACTAAAAAATGCTAA
- a CDS encoding GNAT family N-acetyltransferase, whose translation MELKLADKKSELLEILRIQKENQSSNLSIDSANTNGFVTVTHSYEMIEKMNSRAKQVIAKMDDQVIGYALVMLKEFEDLIPVLIPMFETFKKIEYNGQKLDQLNYYVMGQICVQDHFKRKGIFKKLYEKHKEEYSKLYDYCVTEVSSSNLPSMLAHEKLGFKTIYTFTDQTDTWNILLWDWN comes from the coding sequence ATGGAACTTAAACTTGCTGATAAAAAATCTGAATTGCTCGAAATCCTCCGAATTCAAAAAGAAAATCAATCAAGCAATTTATCCATAGACTCCGCAAACACAAATGGGTTTGTAACCGTAACGCATAGTTATGAAATGATTGAAAAAATGAATTCCAGGGCAAAACAGGTCATTGCTAAAATGGACGATCAGGTCATTGGATATGCCCTGGTCATGTTAAAAGAATTCGAAGATTTAATCCCTGTGCTTATCCCAATGTTTGAAACATTTAAAAAAATCGAGTATAATGGCCAAAAACTTGATCAACTCAACTATTATGTAATGGGTCAAATCTGTGTACAGGATCATTTTAAAAGAAAAGGAATTTTCAAAAAACTCTATGAAAAACATAAGGAAGAATATTCCAAACTTTATGACTATTGTGTAACCGAGGTTTCCTCAAGTAACCTCCCTTCCATGCTTGCCCACGAAAAATTAGGATTTAAAACCATATATACATTTACCGACCAGACTGATACCTGGAATATTTTGTTGTGGGATTGGAATTAA
- a CDS encoding YqjF family protein translates to MTIQELLTTTAHRPWKIPNNNWKFYQEWNNALFLHYQVDLNELEKFVPKELEIDLFDGKPWISVVAFTMEKIRPKNLPYFPPISNFDEINIRTYVKSNNKTGVYFLSIEGGKMLSCKIARGISELPYRFSKIKRANQKYQSENSYFNDKLDIQFTIGNKITKKTKLINWLTERYALFQDTDKSINEFEIHHLEWPINEINLSKLELNYPRFKKLISEQPSKIHYSKGVKVLAWEKIKNDR, encoded by the coding sequence ATGACAATCCAAGAACTATTAACAACCACAGCACACAGACCTTGGAAAATTCCGAATAACAATTGGAAATTTTATCAAGAATGGAATAATGCACTATTTCTACATTATCAAGTTGACTTAAACGAATTGGAAAAATTTGTTCCTAAAGAATTAGAGATCGACTTATTTGATGGTAAACCTTGGATTTCGGTTGTTGCGTTTACAATGGAAAAGATTAGACCTAAAAACCTTCCCTATTTTCCTCCAATATCAAACTTTGATGAGATCAATATCCGTACTTATGTGAAGTCAAATAATAAAACCGGAGTTTACTTTTTAAGTATCGAAGGTGGAAAAATGCTATCCTGTAAAATCGCAAGAGGTATTTCAGAGCTTCCATATAGATTTTCTAAAATTAAGAGGGCTAATCAAAAATATCAATCTGAAAATTCATATTTTAACGATAAGCTTGATATTCAATTCACCATTGGGAATAAAATAACAAAAAAGACTAAATTGATCAACTGGCTAACAGAAAGATATGCTCTTTTCCAAGATACTGACAAATCAATAAATGAATTTGAAATCCATCATTTAGAATGGCCTATTAACGAAATTAACTTAAGTAAATTGGAATTGAATTATCCAAGATTCAAAAAGTTAATTAGCGAACAACCAAGCAAAATTCATTACTCGAAAGGAGTAAAAGTATTGGCCTGGGAAAAAATAAAAAATGATCGCTAG
- a CDS encoding phytoene desaturase family protein, with translation MGKYDYDVVIVGSGSNGLAAAIYLQSKGLKTIVVEKESMLGGATKTTELTLPGYKHDVGAAVLPMAYSSPFFQQLPLEDFGLEWIYPEIPFAQTLGNSNNFGAVACYQDIDKTAAQLGADESTYRKFMRTRIEDWPLVSNDILAPIKIPENPLQFLDFGRSAILSARTFTRLKFKTEESKVLFYGAAAHSTLPLNSTASASFGLVLMIMAHLNGWPFPKSGAGQIIEALAKYYIHVGGEVKVNSAIEDFNQIPNSKVQVFDLTPKQLLTIKSLPLSALYQKRLSNFKYGAGIFKMDWALRAPVPFKNKILRKAGTVHIGFSSSEIENSEKIVNQGKLPGTPYVLLVQPSVFDHSRTPDSGHTVWAYCHVPNGNTQDCTKIIESQIERAAPGFGKLILKRHLMNTRQLEEFDANLVGGDINGGKQDITQLFTRPVAKLSPYKTSNNNIYICSSSTPPGGGVHGMAGFNAAKQVLKDHF, from the coding sequence ATGGGGAAATATGATTATGACGTGGTAATTGTGGGCAGTGGGAGTAACGGACTTGCAGCGGCAATCTATTTACAATCCAAAGGATTGAAAACAATTGTTGTAGAAAAAGAAAGTATGCTTGGCGGAGCCACAAAAACAACCGAGTTAACATTACCGGGTTATAAGCATGATGTAGGAGCTGCGGTTCTTCCAATGGCTTACAGTTCTCCTTTTTTTCAGCAGTTACCACTTGAAGATTTTGGATTAGAATGGATTTATCCTGAAATTCCCTTTGCACAAACATTAGGCAACTCAAATAATTTTGGGGCTGTGGCCTGTTATCAGGATATTGATAAGACGGCTGCCCAGCTGGGAGCCGATGAAAGTACTTATCGAAAATTTATGCGTACCCGAATAGAGGATTGGCCTTTGGTTTCAAATGATATACTTGCTCCTATAAAAATACCGGAAAATCCTTTACAGTTTTTGGATTTTGGTCGCAGTGCCATATTATCTGCCCGTACTTTTACCAGGCTTAAATTCAAAACAGAAGAAAGTAAAGTTTTGTTTTACGGTGCTGCCGCACATTCTACATTACCCCTAAATAGTACCGCTTCTGCATCATTCGGACTTGTATTAATGATAATGGCGCATCTAAATGGATGGCCTTTTCCAAAATCGGGAGCAGGACAGATTATTGAAGCACTCGCTAAATACTATATCCACGTTGGTGGTGAAGTTAAAGTAAACTCTGCTATTGAAGATTTTAATCAAATTCCAAATTCAAAAGTGCAGGTGTTTGATCTTACGCCAAAGCAATTATTAACTATTAAAAGTTTACCCTTAAGTGCACTATACCAAAAGCGCCTTTCAAATTTCAAGTATGGGGCCGGAATATTTAAAATGGATTGGGCACTAAGAGCTCCTGTGCCATTTAAAAATAAAATATTAAGAAAAGCAGGTACGGTACATATAGGTTTTAGTTCCTCTGAAATTGAAAATTCTGAGAAAATCGTGAATCAGGGTAAACTTCCCGGGACCCCTTATGTATTGCTGGTACAACCAAGTGTGTTTGATCATTCCCGTACCCCCGATTCAGGTCATACTGTTTGGGCGTATTGCCATGTACCTAATGGTAATACGCAAGATTGTACAAAAATTATAGAAAGTCAAATCGAGAGAGCCGCTCCGGGTTTTGGTAAATTGATTTTAAAAAGACATCTCATGAACACCCGGCAATTAGAGGAATTTGATGCGAATTTAGTAGGTGGTGATATCAATGGAGGGAAACAAGATATAACACAATTATTTACAAGGCCCGTAGCAAAGCTATCCCCTTATAAAACTTCCAATAACAATATTTATATATGCTCATCGTCTACTCCTCCTGGCGGTGGAGTCCATGGAATGGCGGGTTTTAATGCAGCCAAACAGGTTCTTAAGGATCACTTTTAG